Within the Cloacibacillus sp. An23 genome, the region TCCTTAACGGCGTCGAGCGTCCTCACGCGCGCCGCCGGTTCGAGCTCCGTGTCGCGCCCCTCGCCGAGCCTGCGTATATGGTAGACTCCCGTAAAGCCGGCGGCCCGCAGCTCGCGCGCGTACTCGTGTCCAAAGTCGCCGACGTTCGCGACGAAGCGCATGCCGTCGGGGATATGTTCGCGCACGCGCCGCGCGTATTCGAGAAAATCCTCCTGCGGATAATTGGCCGTGGTCATCAGGAAAAGCTCGTCCACTCCCTGCGCCGCTATCTCCCCGGCCATATAGCACGCGCTTTCGACAGGCAGGACGAAGCTGTTCTCCGCCGGAAAAACATCCTTCGCGAGCGAGCAGAAGCCGCAGTTCGCTGGACACGGCGACGCCTCTATCCCAATCTGCGCAAATATCGCGCCGCGCCCGCCGAACCGCGAGCGCGCCTCCGCGTTCGCCGCGCATAGCAGCGCGTAATAGTCACCGCTCCCTACCTCGAGCGACAAAAGCTCCAGCACGTCGGCGCGGCGAAGCTCTTCGCCAGCCGACGCCCTTTCAAGCGCTTCGTTCATAAATTCCACTCCTCCTTGCGGATTTCTATAAAAAGCTCCGGCGCGCGGCTTCCTCCGCCGCGCACGCGGCCTGCAGCCTACATCCCGTCGTCTATGACCTCCGGTATCGCCTGCGCGAGGCGGTCTATCTTGTCCCTGTAGCCGAGCAGCGTCGCGCGCCAGAATACGAGGCAGAGCCGACCCTCCTCCGTTATCTCGTAGACGCGCTTGGCCTGCACGCCGCCGTCGGCCTCTATGCGCGAGGCGAGCAGCCCCGACTCCTCCATCTTCTTGAGAGTGCGGTACAACCCCGTAGGGTCTATGCTGCTGTAATCCATAATGTCGCTTTTATAGAGCTTCTTGAGTATCGAGAAGCCGTGCATCGGCTCCTCGTTCAGGAGCAGAAGTATGGACGGCTGTATGAACCTTTCGAGAAACGACCCGCGGCACGCGCATTTCTTCATAACTATTCGACCTCTTCATCTATTGGACTTCATCTAATATATTATCAGAGGCCGCAAAAAATTAAAAGCCGCCGCCGGCTGCTTTTTGCGCGGATAAAACGTTTTTTTGCATTATCGCAAAAAGCGCAGCACGCGCGACCCATTACCGTAAGCTATGGAAGCCTATAAATTACAGGCATTTGCCGCACGCGCGTCCGGCGCGCTATCCTAGACCGCGAGAAGTCGCGCCGTGCGCAGAAAGGAAGATTTATAAGAACAGATGGAAACAAAAGAATTTCTTGAAATAATGGCATCGGGGCGGAAAGTTACGGCGGGCTCCGACGTCCACCGCCATATGGTGGAGCTGAGCCGCGAGGCCATGCGCGTGACCGCGCTGCTGAACTCCGGGTTCCGCGAGCCGGAGGAGATACGGCGGCTCTTCGCCGAGCTTACCGGGCGCGAGGTAGACGAGAGCTTCAACCTGTTCCCGCCTTTCTATACGGACTGCGGAAAGAACATAAAGATTGGAAAGAACGTATTCATTAACTCTTGCTGCTGCTTTCAGGACCAGGGCGGAATCACGGTCGGCGACGGCGCGATTGTGGCGGCCGGCGCGGTCGTGACGAAGGACGTGCCGCCTCTTGCCGTCGTCGGAGGCGTGCCTGCGCGCGTGATAAAAAAGAGTGCGATATAACCGGCGCGCCCGCGCGTCCGCCGCCGGAACGTTCACGGCGATGAGCGCCGCGCTCGGCGGACTTTTCTCGGAAATCCGATCCGCCGTATCCGTCCGCAATAACGGCGAGAAGAGGCAAATCCCCGTTCATGGGCGCGGCTTTTCGCGCAAACGCAAATACCGCCGCGCCGCCTGGCGGACGATGAAACCCTCCGCACAGCGCGGCGCGTGCCGTCAAGTTTTCCTCCGTCCCGGAATCCGGCGGCGCGAAACAAGCGGCGGAGCGGGAAGCTCGAACCGATACCGATTCGGCCCGGGGCATGGCGGACTATAAGTTCTTCGCCGGAAAATTAAACGGCTAAAAAAGCCGGAAGCTTACGCCTCCGGCTCTCGCGTTATGATATTTCCGTCAAAGTTTCGGATTTCCCTATTTCATAGCCTCTTCGACCGCGACTGCTACGGCGACGGAGGCTCCGACCATCGGGTTGTTGCCCATGCCTATGAGCCCCATCATGTCGACGTGCGCCGGGACCGACGAGCTGCCGGCGAACTGCGCGTCGCTGTGCATGCGGCCCATCGTGTCGGTCATGCCGTAGCTGGCCGGGCCCGCAGCCATGTTGTCGGGGTGCAGAGTGCGGCCCGTGCCGCCGCCCGAGGCGACGGAGAAGTATTTCTTGCCGTTCTCTACCGCCCACTTTTTGTACGTGCCCGCGACGGGGTGCTGGAAGCGCGTCGGGTTCGTCGAGTTGCCGGTGATGGATACGTCTACGCCCTCGTGGATCATTATCGCGACGCCTTCGCTGACATCGTCCGCGCCGTAGCATTTGACCTTGGCCTTGTCGCCGTCGGAGAAGGCGCGCTCGCTGACGATGTTGAGCCTGCCGGTGAAATAGTCGTACTTCGTCTCGACGGAGGTGAAGCCGTTGATGCGCGAGATGATGTAGGCGGCGTCCTTGCCGAGGCCGTTGAGTATGACGCGCAGCGGCTCTTTGCGGACTTTGTTGGCCGTGCGCGCGATGCCTATCGCGCCTTCCGCGGCCGCGAAGGACTCGTGGCCCGCGAGGAAGCAGAAGCATTTCGTCTCTTCGCGCAGAAGCATCGCCGCGAGGTTGCCGTGTCCGAGGCCGACCTTGCGCTGGTCGGCGACCGAGCCGGGGACGCAGAAGGCCTGGAGGCCCTCGCCTATCTTCTCGGCGGCTTCGGCCGCCGTTTTGACGCCGCTCTTTATCGCGTTCGCCGCGCCGAGCGTGTAGGCCCAGACGGCGTTTTCAAACGCTATCGGCTGTATGCCGCGCACTATCGCCGCGACGTCCACGCCCTTGGCGAGGCAGATGTCGCGCGCCTCGTCGAGGTCTTTGATTCCCTTCTCGGCGAGGAATGCGTTTATCTTTTCTATCCTGCGTTCGTAACCTTCAAAGTTTGCCATTGCGTTTCCCTCCTACTGCCTGCGCGGGTCGATGATCTTGGCGGCCTCGGCGTAGCGTCCGTAGGTGCCGACGTTCTTCTCGAAGGCCTCTTTCGGGTCTACGCCCTTGCGTATGGCCTCCATCATCTTGCCGAGCGAGACATAGCGGTAGCCGATTATCTCGCCGTTCTCGTCGAGCGCCTGGTCGAGCACGTAGCCCTCGGCCATCTCGAGGTAGCGCGGCCCCTTCGGCAGAGTGCCGTACATCGTGCCTATCTGCGAGCGCAGCCCCTTGCCCAGGTCCTCGAGCCCGGCGCCGACGGGCAGGCCGTTCTCGGAGAACGCGCTCTGCGTGCGTCCGTAGGCTATCTGCAGGAACAGCTCGCGCATCGCGGTGTTTATGGCGTCGCAGACGAGGTCGGTGTTAAGCGCCTCGAGCAGCGTCTTGCCCGGCAGTATCTCCGCCGCCATAGCCGCGGAGTGCGTCATGCCGGAGCATCCTATCGTCTCGACGAGCGCCTCCTGTATCACGCCCTCCTTAACGTTGAGCGAGAGCTTGCACGCACCCTGCTGAGGCGCGCACCAGCCCACTCCGTGAGTAAATCCGGAGATGTCGCCTATCTGCTTCGATTCTACCCATTTACCCTCTTCCGGTATCGGGGCGGGGCCGTGATGCACGCCCTTCGCCACGCATACCATTTCTTCAACTTCGCGGGAACACTGCATGAAATACTTCCTCCTTGTCCCTTCTTGAGTATTCACCCGATAATTATAACCCCACGGGCCGCTAGTAGCCCCATTCAAAATCGGGGCTGCCGGCGTCGAGCAGTCTTTTTTTCATATCTTTCGTGATTTCAGCGAGCGCCTCTTCGGTGCGCCCTTCGCAGCGTGCGACGAGCACGGGCTGCGTGTTCGAGGCGCGCACGAGCCCCCAGCCGTGCGGGTAGACTATGCGCACGCCGTCTATCGTTATCGCGTCGAGCCGCTCCGCGAGCGCGCGCTCCTTCACTCGCTCGACGACGGCGAATTTCAGATCGTCGGGGCAGTCGTAGCGCGTCTCTATCGTCGAGGGGTAGACCGGTATTTCTTCCATAATCTCCGACAACTTGCGGCCGTCGTTCGAGAATATGCGCGCGAGCCGCCCCGCCGCGTAGAACGAATCGTCGTAGCCGTAGTACTCGTCGGCGAAGAACATGTGTCCCGAGACCTCGCCGGAGAAGAGCGCGTGCTCTTCGCGCATCTTCGCCTTGACGAGCGAGTGCCCCGCCTTCCACCAGAGCGGGCGGCCTCCGTACTTCTCTATCGTCTCGGGCAGCGCCATAGAGCTCTTGACCTCGCATATCGCGACCGCGCCCGGGTGCTTCGGAAGTATCTCCGTCCAGTAGAGCGCCATAAGCCTGTCGCCCCATATCACCTCGCCGCGCTCGTCCACGACGCCTATCCTGTCGGCGTCTCCGTCGAAGCCTACGCCGAAGTCCGCGCCCTCGGCGAGCACAGTCTCGATGAGCTTCGGAAGGTTCTCGCGCTTCGTCGGGTCCGGGTGGTGGTTCGGGAAATTGCCGTCGGGCTCGCTGTAGAGCTCCGTCACGCGGCAGCCGATGCGGCGCAGGAACTCCGGCGCATAGAGGCCGCCCGTGCCGTTGCCGCTGTCGCAGACGATTTTAGGTTTTCTCGGCCCCAGCGTTATCTTCGAAACGAGCATGTCGATATACTCCGCGTTTATATCGGCGTGCGAGAACGCGCCCTCGCGCGGAGATTCAGGAAAATCGCCGCTTTCTATGATTTTCAGTATCTCCTGGATGTCGCCGCCCCATATCGTCGCCTTGTCGTAGGCGAGCTTGAGGCCGTTGAACTCTTTCGGGTTGTGGCTGCCAGTCACCATTATGCCGCCGCCGACGGGCAGGCGGTAGAGGCTCCAGTAGAACGCAGGCGTCGATACCATGCCTATGTCCGTCACGTCTATGCCGGCGGCGCAGAGTCCACGCGCCGCGGCCGCCTTTATGCGCGGGGTCGAAAGCCTGGCGTCTCCGCCGAGCGAAGCGGCCTTCACGCCGCGGGCGGCGAGCCACGAGCCGTAGGCGCGTCCTATAAGAAATACGTTTTCGTCTGTAAGCTCGTCCTCTGCAATGCCTCTTATGTCATATTCGCGGAAAATGTGCGCCGGAACGCGGCTCATGGCGATACCTCCATATCTCAGCCTATCGGCTGACGTTCGCGCCGGATGCAAGGCGCGCGGCGCAGGCCGCGCACATGCCCCGGCGTCAATGATTTACTGCCGTCCGACCGCCATAACGCCGACCACGTTCATCACGGGGCCGAGGTTCAGCGATTCTTCTATCGCGGCGCGGTTGAACGAGGCTATGAAGCGCGCGTCGAGGCCGAGGGCCGCAGCCGCGAGGTAGACGTTCTGCGACATAGCGCCCGTAGCCAGCTCGCCGAAGCCGTTCATGTTTATCACGCCGCGGTCGACGAAGACGAGGATGCATGGCGCCGTCTTGGCGTAATCCTGGTTGACGGTGCGCTTGAGCGCCCTCTTGTCGGCGTTGATCTCGATAAGCGCGTTCTTCTCCCAGTTGTAGAGATAGCCGCCGTCCTTAAGCATGACGTAGACGGACACGTAAGGATCGCGCCCCATCGCCATAGGCACCGTCCAGCCCTTGGGCTCGCGGTTCTGCCCCGTCGCGGCCCACAGCAGCGTCGAGAGCTCGTTCAGCGTCAGCTCTTCCTTCGTGAAATCCTGCTGCTGCGCCGAGGCGCGCTTCGACAGCATGTCGAACAGCCCCGGCCCCCCGCTCTTCTGCGGCTCGGGCAGCACGATAGGCACGGCGAAGGCGCACGACGACGCGGCGAGCATAAGCGCCGCCGCAAGGATAAGTATCTTCTTCATAAAAATTCCTCCTTGATGGATTTATTATTTTTTTCTAAAAACATCGTCCCACGCCGCAGGCTCACGCGCCCCACGGCCACGGAACGGAAAATCCGAAAAATCCGGCCGCGGAGCCGCCGAAGATGAAAGCCGCGGCGCAGCCGGCGCAGAGGAACGGGCCGAGAGGCACCGCGGTCTTTCTCGTAACCTTTCCCGCAGCGAGCAGCGGCAGCACGGCGGCGCAGCCGAGCAGGAACCCCGCGTAGAGAGCGGCGGCGGCGAACTTCAGCCCCGTGAAGGCCCCGACGCCGAGCATCAGCACGGCGTCGCCCGTCCCCATGCGGCCGCGGCTGAGCAGTACGACGGCCCAGATGAAGCAGAAACCGGCGGCAGCGCCGGCGGCTCCGTCGATAACGGCGGACGCCCCGCCCGCAAGCCGCAGAGCCAGCCCCGCGCCAGCCATGGCGAAGGCCCAAGAGTCGTATATATAGCCCGTCTCCGCGTCCGTAAGCGTGTGGAAGGCGAGAAAAAGCAGCGAAGCCGACGAAAACAGAAAGGAATAAGAAAATCCGAAACGCAGGAAGAAAACGGCGCAGAGCACTCCGCATGCGAGCTCCGCGATGAAGTCGCGCACGGGGATGCGCGCGCCGCAGAAGCGGCAGCGTCCGCGAAGCGCGATGAACGACAGCACGGGCACAAGGTCGCGCGGCGCGAGGACCGCGCCGCAGGAAACGCAGCGCGAGCGCTCCAGTCCCCACCATTTCTCCCCGGCCTCGGCGCGGCAGGCGGCGGCCCCCGCGAAAGAACCGAGGGACGCTCCGACGAAAAACGCAAAAATCAGAAAAAGCCAGCCGCACGCCGCCATATAGACACCTCACAGACAGAAAGGCTAAAATACAGCCTAAGCTATATTTTACACGAAGACCGCGCGTTAAGGAGTGTCGGGAGTGCCTATAATAACAGTCAACATCAAGGAAGGACGCACAGTCGAGCAGAAGCGCGAGATGGCGCGCCGCGTCACGCAGGCCGTGGCGGAGACGATGGAGGTCAAGCCCTCAGCGGTGCGCATAATCATCAACGAAATGAAAAACGAAAACTTCGCGATAGGCGGCACGCTCGTCTGCGACGACCCCGCGATGCAGCTCAAGCCGAAGGAGTAAACGCACGGCTCCGCCCGCCAATGCGCGGAGCCGGCGCAGCGCCTGCGAGGGCGGACGTCAGACATTGCGCCGGCATCAGTTTCTTTTGTGCGCCGGCAAAAATTCCGCGCCAGCACGCGAGCCGCGCCGGAGCGCCGGCGGCGCGGAACCGGCGTTAAGCATTACGCGCGGCGGACGTCAGTGCGGACGAATAAAAAACATATCCGCGCAAATAACTTTTCCCGGTTTTCATGTAGCTATAAACAAACCGTTTACAATGTGATTTTAAAAATTTTTTATTCCTGCGCACACCGCGCCGCGCCGTCACGCTATTGTCAAGCACTCGCTAACTTACTTAACATTGAAAATAAAGTATATTGGCGGCCTGCAAAGGGCCGGATAAAGGGAGGATCTTGTGTGAAAGACGATTTCGGGAAAATCGGCGTATTCCTTTCGTCGGCGGTCATCGCGGCCGGGGCCGTGCTCATCGGGGCGGTGTACGCGTGGGCTCCGGTCTGTCAGGCGATGCTGAAGCTTGTGAACGGAAGGGAAACGCATATGAAATGTTTCTTCAGCGGGCAGGCGCTCGTGCTGCTCGGCGCGCTGCTGATACTCAACGGGGCGATGATGCTCTTCACGAAAAAGCTCGCGCACGGAGGCGCCGTCGCCGCAGGCATCGGCCTCTGCGTTTTCGCCGTCATCTCCAACCTCGGCATAGGCATCGGCATCTGCGCGAACGTCGAGATGGCCTGCCACGTCACTGCAGCGTGGGCCAAGCTCTGCGGAGGCGCGGCGTTCGTCTTCGGTGCCGCGGCCCTCGCGCTCGGCCTGAAGGCCCGCTGAGGCGCGGAGCATGGCCGGCAGGAGAAAGCTCGGCGCGCTTTCGATAGCGCTGACGAATCTGCGCGGGCAGGGGATGCGCACCGGCGTGATGGAATTCCTCTGTCTGGTGCTTGCGGCCTCGCTGTTCGTAAGCTCGATACTGCTCTCGAGCATGGAGCGCAGCGTCGAACAGACGGTGAACCGCATGGGGGCGGACGTCATAGTCGTGCCGAAAAGCTACGCTTCGGAGTACGCGGGCTCGCTCTTCTCCGGCGAGCACTGCAGCTTCTACTTCGACGGCTCGTGGCTGGACCGCATAGCGGCGATACCCGGAGTGGCTAAGGCCTCGCCGCAGCTATTCATCGCGACGCTGGACGCGTCGTGCTGCGCGATGCCGCTTCAGATAATCGGCTTCGACTCCAAGACCGACTTCATCGTCACTTCATGGATGAAGAGCGCGCAGATGCGCGAAATAGGCCGCGGCGAAGTGATCGCCGGAGCCAACATGTACACGAAGCCGGGCAGCACTCTGATATTCTTCGGAAGAGAGCTGAAAGTCGCCGGCAAACTCGACAGGACGGACACGAACTACGACAACTGCGTGTTCATAGACTTCAGCACCGCGCGCGACATCCTCCGCACCGAGCAGGCGCGCGAGAACAGGCTCGGCGGCATGGACCCGGAAACGGTGATATCTTCGATAATGATACGCGCCGAGGATGGCGTCAACCCGCTCGAGGTCGCGCGCAAGATCAACTACACGATAGAGGACAGCCCGCTGTGGGCCTACACGGCGAACAGCATGGTCAGCAAGGCCGCCGATTCCGTAGCCAGCTTCGCCTCGTTCAGCCTCGCGCTGAACGTGCTGATGCTGCTGACCGCCGCCGTATCCATGATATGTATATTCACCGTCACGATAATACAGCGCCGCCCTGAGTTCGGCGTCATGCTCACGCTCGGCGCGACTAAGGGATACGTCGTGCGCGTGATACTCGCCGAAGGGCTTGTGATAGGCCTCGCCGGCGGCATCGCCGGAATCGCGGCGTCCGGCGGAGTGATGCTCGCCTTCCGCGAGCAGATACTGCTGTGGCTCGGCATACCGGCCTTCATCAGCTCCGTAGGCTTCTACGCGGCGACTGGGGCGAAGTGCCTCGCGGTCGCCGTCGCGGCGGGGCTCGCGGCGTCGGCCTGCGCCATCTTCGCCGTCTGCCGCGGCGAGCCGATAGCTCTGATACAGGAGAAAGAGATATGATTTTACAGGCGTCCGAACTCGTAAAGAAATATACGCGGAGGGGCGAGACCTTCGCGGCGGTGGACGGGGTGTCGTTCTCGCTCGGCGAGGGGGCCTTCGTCGCGCTCATGGGACAGTCCGGCTGCGGCAAAAGCACGCTCTTCCATCTGCTCTCCGGGATGTGCCGCCCCGACTCGGGCACGGTGACGTTCGCCGGCCGCGAGCTGACCGCTCTCGACGAAGACGGCCTCGCCGCGCTGCGCGGGCCGGAGATAGGCTACGTCATGCAGGGATGCGACCTGCTGAACAACTTCACCATCGCCGAAAATATATGTATGCCGTACTTTTTCAGCGCGGCGGCGCGGCGGGGAAACGAGGACGTCTATGCGCGGGCTTCTGAGCTGCTCTCAGAGTTCGGCCTCGGCGGCATGGAGGACGAGACGCCCGCGGCGCTCTCGGGCGGAGAGCGCAAACGCGTCGCGATAGCGCGGGCCTTCCTCATGCGCCCGAAGCTGATAATCGCCGACGAGCCGACGAGCGACCTCGACGACAAAAACTCCGAGATAATACTCGACTATATGGACAAAGCCGCGAAAAGCGGCGTCGCCGTCCTCATGAGCACGCACGACAAAAACGCCGCATCGCGCTGCGGCGAGCTGTGGCGCATGGAGCACGGCCGTCTCACGCAAAGCGCATAACGCGCCGCGCCTGCGCGGAGCACACGAAAAGCCGCCGTCCGGGGAATCATACCGCACGGCGGCTTTTATATTTGATCAACTTTTCCTAGAAAATACACGTCGCCCAGGAAATCTCCTGCGCCCGGTGAAACGGGGCGGGCCATGCGGGACCTCCGTCCAGTACCCACGCAACCTTGCATTGTGGCTATATCGCTTCGGGTTCAGCCTCGGTGCCAGGGATGGAGATTCCGGCCGGAAAATTGCCGGAATGACGTAAATGTTTGCTGTTTTAGTTAATTCTATACCGGGCCCTGGACTGAGGCGCGGCGTCACGCGCGCCTCAGTCAGCCCGCGTATCGCGCTAAAACCTCAGCTCGAGCAGCTTCAGCCCGGCTTCCTGGAAAAGTCCCGGAATTTCGCGGCGCGCGCGCACCTTGCGTATGAATATCGCGAGGTTGCGCGGCTGGCTGAAATCGGGCGAAGCGTCGGTGTAGACCGGGTCTTTGCTGCCTACGATGTCGAAGACCTTCCATTTGCCGTCGGTGTCCACGAAATAGCCCTTCGAGCGGACGACGTCCTCCGGCAGCCTTGTGAGTATATCCTTGAATTTCTCCGCGTCGCCCTCCCAGAAGACGCTGAGCGAGGCTAGGTTGTCCGGCGGGGCCATGTGCGGCGTCGCGTTGGCGAGCGTGTCATCGATGAACTTCTCCCACGCCTCCGCGTCCGGGATGTCCGCCATCTTCTCTTCCGTATCGTCGGAGCGGAATACGCTCCACGGCACGTTGCCGAACGAGGCGCGCGTAATCTTCGCCGCCGGGTTCAGCTCGTGAAGATGCTTTTCGAGCGCGTCGGCCGCTTCCGGCGTCACGAGGTCGGTCTTGTTGATAATAAGCTGCGTCGCGGCCTCCGTCTGCTTTATGACCGCGTTGAACATGTCGAGCCAGTCCTCGAAATGCAGCGCGTCTATGACGCAGATGTTCCCAGCGAAGCGGTAGTAGTCGTGCAGCATCCCGTGGCCGAGGTCTTTCTTCATGTCGGTCGTGTCCGCGACGCCGCTCGCCTCGACCAGCAGTATCGTCGGCCTGTAGTCTTTAAGTATAGTGTAAAGCCCGCGCAGGAAGTCGCCCTTCGCGCAGGCGCAGAATATCGAGCCGCGGCTTATCTCTATTATCTCGAGTCCGTTCTTGCGCACGACGTCGCCGTCCACACCGGCCTTGCCGAACTCGTTCATCAGGACGGCGATGCGCTCATGCTCCGGGTGCGTCTCGAGCAGATGCTTCAAAAGCGTCGTCTTGCCGCTCCCAAGAAATCCAGACAAAAGATAAACCTTGCATTTATTCTCATCCACTACGCATACGTCCCTTCCGTCAAATTTTCCCACAGACTAGCACAGAAGCCGGAGATTAGCAACGCGGCGCGCGCCCCGCGCTATATCCACCCGACTTTGTGCTTGAGCTGAAGCAGGTGTTCCTCGTACCATTCGCGCGGGTGCTTGAGCACGCTGTCGGCGAATTCTTTTGGTACGTCTTCTCCCATTTTGTAGAGCTCGAGCTTCGCCCAGTAGAGCATCGCCTGCCATAGCGGGCGTTTCGTCTCGCTCGCGAGGCGTTTCGCGACTGTGAAGCATATCCCCGCGTGATACCAGTCTTTTTTGCGGCTGTTGAGGACTCCCATGAGGCTGAAGGCGATGCCTCCGCCCTGCAGGCCGTCCTCCCACTCAGTGTGCATTATGTTGTATATCTTGCCCATGCGCTGAAGGTGCGACTCGGCCTCTTTGTAACGCCCGAGCAGCATGAGGCAGAAAGCCGCCTTCGCGAGCGAGAGGCCGAGGCCGCGGAATAGAGAGACCGACTCGCCTATGTTGACGCAGTTTTCGTAGAAGGCGAGCGCTTCTTTTATTTTCTTCTGCGCGAGCATCGCGTC harbors:
- a CDS encoding PadR family transcriptional regulator, translated to MKKCACRGSFLERFIQPSILLLLNEEPMHGFSILKKLYKSDIMDYSSIDPTGLYRTLKKMEESGLLASRIEADGGVQAKRVYEITEEGRLCLVFWRATLLGYRDKIDRLAQAIPEVIDDGM
- a CDS encoding DapH/DapD/GlmU-related protein, which encodes MRVTALLNSGFREPEEIRRLFAELTGREVDESFNLFPPFYTDCGKNIKIGKNVFINSCCCFQDQGGITVGDGAIVAAGAVVTKDVPPLAVVGGVPARVIKKSAI
- a CDS encoding GGGtGRT protein, encoding MANFEGYERRIEKINAFLAEKGIKDLDEARDICLAKGVDVAAIVRGIQPIAFENAVWAYTLGAANAIKSGVKTAAEAAEKIGEGLQAFCVPGSVADQRKVGLGHGNLAAMLLREETKCFCFLAGHESFAAAEGAIGIARTANKVRKEPLRVILNGLGKDAAYIISRINGFTSVETKYDYFTGRLNIVSERAFSDGDKAKVKCYGADDVSEGVAIMIHEGVDVSITGNSTNPTRFQHPVAGTYKKWAVENGKKYFSVASGGGTGRTLHPDNMAAGPASYGMTDTMGRMHSDAQFAGSSSVPAHVDMMGLIGMGNNPMVGASVAVAVAVEEAMK
- a CDS encoding phosphomannomutase/phosphoglucomutase encodes the protein MSRVPAHIFREYDIRGIAEDELTDENVFLIGRAYGSWLAARGVKAASLGGDARLSTPRIKAAAARGLCAAGIDVTDIGMVSTPAFYWSLYRLPVGGGIMVTGSHNPKEFNGLKLAYDKATIWGGDIQEILKIIESGDFPESPREGAFSHADINAEYIDMLVSKITLGPRKPKIVCDSGNGTGGLYAPEFLRRIGCRVTELYSEPDGNFPNHHPDPTKRENLPKLIETVLAEGADFGVGFDGDADRIGVVDERGEVIWGDRLMALYWTEILPKHPGAVAICEVKSSMALPETIEKYGGRPLWWKAGHSLVKAKMREEHALFSGEVSGHMFFADEYYGYDDSFYAAGRLARIFSNDGRKLSEIMEEIPVYPSTIETRYDCPDDLKFAVVERVKERALAERLDAITIDGVRIVYPHGWGLVRASNTQPVLVARCEGRTEEALAEITKDMKKRLLDAGSPDFEWGY
- a CDS encoding nitroreductase family protein — protein: MKKILILAAALMLAASSCAFAVPIVLPEPQKSGGPGLFDMLSKRASAQQQDFTKEELTLNELSTLLWAATGQNREPKGWTVPMAMGRDPYVSVYVMLKDGGYLYNWEKNALIEINADKRALKRTVNQDYAKTAPCILVFVDRGVINMNGFGELATGAMSQNVYLAAAALGLDARFIASFNRAAIEESLNLGPVMNVVGVMAVGRQ
- a CDS encoding A24 family peptidase, which codes for MAACGWLFLIFAFFVGASLGSFAGAAACRAEAGEKWWGLERSRCVSCGAVLAPRDLVPVLSFIALRGRCRFCGARIPVRDFIAELACGVLCAVFFLRFGFSYSFLFSSASLLFLAFHTLTDAETGYIYDSWAFAMAGAGLALRLAGGASAVIDGAAGAAAGFCFIWAVVLLSRGRMGTGDAVLMLGVGAFTGLKFAAAALYAGFLLGCAAVLPLLAAGKVTRKTAVPLGPFLCAGCAAAFIFGGSAAGFFGFSVPWPWGA
- a CDS encoding 2-hydroxymuconate tautomerase, encoding MPIITVNIKEGRTVEQKREMARRVTQAVAETMEVKPSAVRIIINEMKNENFAIGGTLVCDDPAMQLKPKE
- a CDS encoding DUF4418 family protein, producing MKDDFGKIGVFLSSAVIAAGAVLIGAVYAWAPVCQAMLKLVNGRETHMKCFFSGQALVLLGALLILNGAMMLFTKKLAHGGAVAAGIGLCVFAVISNLGIGIGICANVEMACHVTAAWAKLCGGAAFVFGAAALALGLKAR
- a CDS encoding ABC transporter permease; this encodes MAGRRKLGALSIALTNLRGQGMRTGVMEFLCLVLAASLFVSSILLSSMERSVEQTVNRMGADVIVVPKSYASEYAGSLFSGEHCSFYFDGSWLDRIAAIPGVAKASPQLFIATLDASCCAMPLQIIGFDSKTDFIVTSWMKSAQMREIGRGEVIAGANMYTKPGSTLIFFGRELKVAGKLDRTDTNYDNCVFIDFSTARDILRTEQARENRLGGMDPETVISSIMIRAEDGVNPLEVARKINYTIEDSPLWAYTANSMVSKAADSVASFASFSLALNVLMLLTAAVSMICIFTVTIIQRRPEFGVMLTLGATKGYVVRVILAEGLVIGLAGGIAGIAASGGVMLAFREQILLWLGIPAFISSVGFYAATGAKCLAVAVAAGLAASACAIFAVCRGEPIALIQEKEI
- a CDS encoding ABC transporter ATP-binding protein; this translates as MILQASELVKKYTRRGETFAAVDGVSFSLGEGAFVALMGQSGCGKSTLFHLLSGMCRPDSGTVTFAGRELTALDEDGLAALRGPEIGYVMQGCDLLNNFTIAENICMPYFFSAAARRGNEDVYARASELLSEFGLGGMEDETPAALSGGERKRVAIARAFLMRPKLIIADEPTSDLDDKNSEIILDYMDKAAKSGVAVLMSTHDKNAASRCGELWRMEHGRLTQSA
- a CDS encoding GTP-binding protein, whose amino-acid sequence is MSGFLGSGKTTLLKHLLETHPEHERIAVLMNEFGKAGVDGDVVRKNGLEIIEISRGSIFCACAKGDFLRGLYTILKDYRPTILLVEASGVADTTDMKKDLGHGMLHDYYRFAGNICVIDALHFEDWLDMFNAVIKQTEAATQLIINKTDLVTPEAADALEKHLHELNPAAKITRASFGNVPWSVFRSDDTEEKMADIPDAEAWEKFIDDTLANATPHMAPPDNLASLSVFWEGDAEKFKDILTRLPEDVVRSKGYFVDTDGKWKVFDIVGSKDPVYTDASPDFSQPRNLAIFIRKVRARREIPGLFQEAGLKLLELRF